A window from Opitutia bacterium ISCC 52 encodes these proteins:
- a CDS encoding cobalamin-binding protein → MDEPRIVSLIASSTETLCALGFEDQLVGRSHECDFPPSIQSLTVCSEAKFDLNGSSLEIDQRVKETLQTAISVYRVFPDELERLKPTHIVTQDQCEVCAVSFEDVERAAKELISSSPEIVSLAPNSLEDIYQGIMEIANSLDAQARGTSLVSSMRERLVDIERNIVDLNKRPSVVCVEWIDPFMAAGNWVPSLVQIAGGMDLRGIANVHTPKLDLSKLVEADPEKLVVMPCGWGIEKNTAEMFEALKHPEWQSLRAVESGELYITDGNHYFNRPGPRVVESAEILAEIFHPERFNFGHEGSGWIKYN, encoded by the coding sequence ATGGATGAACCAAGGATTGTTTCGCTGATTGCCAGCAGCACCGAGACGCTTTGTGCCCTGGGATTCGAAGACCAGTTAGTCGGGCGATCTCACGAATGCGATTTTCCACCTTCCATTCAAAGTCTGACCGTATGCTCTGAGGCCAAATTCGATTTAAATGGCAGCAGTTTGGAGATTGATCAACGGGTAAAGGAAACGCTTCAAACTGCGATTTCTGTTTATCGTGTTTTTCCAGATGAACTGGAACGATTAAAACCGACCCATATCGTTACCCAGGACCAATGCGAGGTATGTGCTGTCAGTTTTGAAGATGTGGAAAGGGCGGCAAAAGAACTCATCAGCTCATCGCCTGAGATTGTTTCTCTGGCTCCCAATAGCCTGGAGGACATTTACCAAGGTATCATGGAGATTGCGAATTCACTGGATGCACAAGCTCGGGGCACGTCACTCGTTTCAAGCATGAGAGAAAGGCTAGTGGATATCGAAAGGAACATAGTCGATTTAAACAAAAGGCCTAGCGTTGTGTGTGTGGAATGGATCGATCCTTTTATGGCTGCGGGAAATTGGGTCCCAAGTCTGGTACAAATCGCTGGAGGAATGGACCTGCGGGGAATCGCAAACGTCCACACGCCAAAGTTAGATCTCAGCAAACTAGTAGAAGCCGATCCCGAAAAGCTAGTCGTCATGCCTTGCGGTTGGGGTATTGAAAAAAACACAGCTGAAATGTTTGAGGCTTTGAAGCATCCCGAGTGGCAGTCACTACGAGCAGTTGAATCTGGTGAATTATACATCACCGATGGGAATCATTACTTTAACCGCCCAGGTCCCCGAGTGGTTGAATCAGCCGAAATCCTGGCGGAGATTTTTCATCCAGAAAGATTCAACTTTGGACACGAGGGTTCGGGATGGATCAAATACAATTAA
- a CDS encoding isocitrate lyase/PEP mutase family protein, whose product MIQVTAKEPKGLTGPSAGDAFRQRIDQKRLLPLIGVYDVFSALIASRKFEGVFCSGYSYAASAYGLPDVGYVNWRDMTDWATKVRHALPQAQILVDVDDGFGDQLVASNTVRNLEANGLSAVMMEDQKRPRKCGHFEGKEILPLDEYLTKLVTVLEYRRSIFVLARTDATDPSEGLDRAVAYAESGADGVMVEAIRDLDTIAKLRSQINVPIMVNQLHGGKSPNWSFQELEDAGASIVIYSTPCLFAAQHGIEKYLGEMIEKQGLPQKGTASMEDCAKVLEGKSASGKSAF is encoded by the coding sequence ATGATTCAAGTTACTGCAAAAGAGCCAAAAGGTCTTACGGGTCCCAGTGCCGGAGACGCGTTTCGCCAGCGGATAGACCAAAAACGCCTGTTACCATTGATTGGCGTTTATGATGTGTTCTCAGCACTGATCGCCTCGCGCAAGTTTGAGGGAGTGTTTTGTAGTGGATATAGCTATGCAGCTAGTGCCTATGGTCTCCCCGACGTTGGATACGTGAATTGGCGAGATATGACTGATTGGGCTACCAAGGTCCGACATGCCTTGCCTCAGGCTCAGATACTGGTGGATGTCGATGATGGGTTTGGTGACCAATTAGTGGCTTCCAATACGGTTCGAAATCTAGAGGCCAATGGGCTTTCTGCCGTCATGATGGAGGACCAGAAACGTCCTCGCAAATGTGGTCACTTTGAAGGGAAAGAGATTTTACCTCTAGACGAATATCTAACAAAGCTGGTCACGGTTCTGGAATATCGACGTAGCATCTTTGTTCTCGCCCGGACGGATGCTACTGATCCAAGCGAAGGTTTGGACCGTGCCGTTGCTTATGCCGAATCCGGTGCCGATGGCGTTATGGTCGAAGCCATTCGTGATCTTGATACCATCGCCAAACTCCGTTCTCAAATCAATGTGCCAATCATGGTCAACCAGCTTCATGGAGGAAAGTCTCCGAATTGGAGTTTTCAGGAGCTAGAAGATGCGGGTGCCTCAATTGTGATTTACAGTACGCCCTGCCTTTTCGCAGCGCAGCATGGTATCGAAAAATATCTCGGAGAGATGATCGAAAAACAGGGTCTTCCTCAAAAGGGCACTGCTTCTATGGAAGACTGCGCGAAAGTACTTGAAGGGAAAAGCGCTTCCGGGAAATCAGCCTTTTAG
- a CDS encoding zinc metallopeptidase has product MGILLMIAALGFAFWAQSKVKTTYNKYVQVPTRGGITGYEAAEAVMRKAGIYDVEIVRTPGVLTDHYDPVNKRLALSEHNYSGSSLAAVGVAAHEAGHAIQHKVGYTMMNVRQRMAPVVNIAASFLPLIFFGGFFFGFQGGLMLDLGIIVYAILTLFHLVTLPVEFDATARAKRELDSLGIVAADEAPGVSATLNAAGWTYVAAFAGSLMHLVYLIVLRGRD; this is encoded by the coding sequence ATGGGGATTCTTTTAATGATTGCCGCTCTTGGTTTTGCCTTTTGGGCGCAGTCTAAAGTGAAGACCACTTACAATAAATACGTCCAAGTCCCCACACGAGGGGGCATCACCGGATACGAAGCTGCAGAAGCCGTTATGCGTAAAGCCGGTATTTACGATGTCGAAATCGTTCGCACGCCCGGTGTTCTTACGGACCACTATGATCCTGTAAACAAAAGGCTGGCTTTGAGTGAGCATAATTACAGTGGCTCCAGTCTGGCCGCGGTTGGTGTGGCTGCTCACGAAGCGGGACATGCGATTCAGCACAAAGTCGGTTATACGATGATGAATGTTCGGCAGAGAATGGCGCCGGTGGTCAACATTGCGGCCAGCTTTCTACCCCTCATCTTCTTTGGAGGATTCTTTTTTGGATTTCAAGGCGGACTGATGCTCGATCTGGGTATCATCGTATATGCCATCTTAACGCTTTTTCATTTGGTAACTTTACCGGTGGAGTTTGATGCTACCGCTCGCGCCAAACGTGAGCTCGATAGCCTGGGGATTGTGGCGGCAGACGAAGCACCCGGTGTTTCCGCAACCCTTAATGCTGCCGGTTGGACTTACGTGGCAGCCTTCGCCGGTTCCCTCATGCATTTAGTCTATTTGATCGTGCTACGTGGAAGGGACTAG
- a CDS encoding site-specific DNA-methyltransferase, protein MSTGNLEFFSAIEISKEDTRTQDFVEYIKQFNDFGTKTQIQELHVGNQPVPVYVNEFWTSKQRAASSIHEVSYRACFKPQLPRFFIEQLTSEGDSVLDPFMGRGTTLIEAILMNRFGIGCDINPLSNVLCGPRFNPPTLDQVEKRLEKLELSYDGDLPEDLDVFFQEDTLKELCALRSYFAEKESKKDVVDRFIQMVATNRLTGHSNGFFSVYTLPPNQAVTADRQRLINAKREQEPEYRDVKKLILKKSKSLLKHLEEEDYQSFKQFGKKSKIVIGSSTEAKGIKAGSIDLVVTSPPFLDVVNYASDNWLRCWFNNLEPYTIPISIHRNVESWSAEMTETFKRMVKLLKKGAYVAFEVGEVRKGKIKLEDHVIPAAERAGLTPILVLVNDQEFTKTSNCWGVSNLEKGTNTNRIVLLKKP, encoded by the coding sequence ATGAGTACCGGGAATTTAGAATTTTTCAGCGCGATAGAGATCTCCAAGGAGGACACTCGCACCCAGGACTTTGTCGAATACATCAAGCAATTCAACGACTTTGGTACGAAGACTCAGATCCAAGAATTGCATGTGGGCAACCAGCCTGTTCCGGTCTACGTCAATGAATTCTGGACCTCGAAACAGCGAGCGGCGTCCAGCATCCATGAAGTCTCTTACCGGGCCTGCTTTAAGCCACAACTCCCACGATTTTTCATCGAGCAGCTGACTTCAGAAGGCGATTCGGTTCTCGATCCATTCATGGGTCGCGGGACCACCTTGATCGAAGCGATCTTGATGAATCGCTTTGGCATCGGCTGCGACATCAATCCCTTGAGCAATGTTCTTTGCGGGCCACGTTTCAATCCGCCCACCCTGGATCAGGTAGAGAAACGACTCGAAAAGTTGGAGCTTAGCTATGACGGAGACCTACCAGAAGACCTCGATGTGTTCTTCCAAGAGGATACTCTGAAAGAGCTGTGTGCCTTGCGTTCCTATTTCGCTGAAAAGGAATCCAAGAAAGATGTCGTGGATCGGTTCATACAGATGGTGGCAACCAATCGGCTGACCGGTCACTCCAATGGATTCTTTTCGGTTTATACACTGCCTCCGAATCAGGCCGTCACGGCCGATCGTCAGCGTTTAATTAATGCTAAGCGCGAACAGGAACCTGAATACAGAGACGTCAAAAAGCTCATTCTTAAAAAGAGTAAGTCTCTCCTGAAACATCTCGAGGAGGAGGATTACCAAAGCTTCAAACAGTTCGGTAAGAAAAGCAAAATTGTCATCGGCTCGTCAACAGAAGCCAAAGGCATCAAAGCAGGTTCGATCGACCTGGTCGTCACCTCCCCACCCTTTCTGGATGTTGTGAACTATGCTAGCGACAACTGGTTGCGCTGTTGGTTTAATAACCTGGAGCCGTACACCATTCCTATTTCCATTCATCGCAATGTTGAAAGCTGGTCTGCAGAAATGACCGAGACTTTCAAACGCATGGTGAAACTACTGAAGAAAGGCGCTTACGTTGCCTTCGAAGTGGGTGAAGTTCGCAAAGGAAAAATCAAATTGGAGGATCATGTCATCCCCGCGGCAGAACGAGCCGGACTTACTCCGATCCTCGTCCTCGTCAACGATCAGGAATTTACCAAGACCTCCAATTGCTGGGGAGTATCCAACTTGGAAAAAGGCACGAATACGAATCGGATCGTGCTGCTCAAGAAGCCATAG
- a CDS encoding M3 family metallopeptidase, with protein sequence MQHPFLEENFRVNWSRLTPEHIEADIQLALDEAQTNIDALADGPLEALTFENTLLALEEADEKMGVAWGKVGHLNSVRDSKELRDAYNAMLPKVSEFGAKIPLNEKLWKRIKAYSETEEAKALKGTQKRYLEETLASFKSSGADLPIEKKKRMEEIQAELAKLTQKYSENCLDATNAWEKVIEDEADLSGLPELAREQALQSAKSKDLGSEEEPKWRFTLQAPSLIPVLRFADSEELRQEFWTAFNQVGTQEPHDNHALVGQVLKLRQEKAELLGFKHFADLVLERRMAKTGDRALAFEDDLHGKIKQAFDQENEDLDTFRAKQLGIQVEPMEPWDVAYWAEKYRKAKYDFDSEALRPYFPVDRVLDGMFEITQKLFGVTIREAKAIYSDTPTSSNTESGYEVWNDDVKVFELFDEADDHIGTFYTDWFPRESKRSGAWMNYTLTGDRSGGKNEPHLGQIHGNMSPPTDDKPALLSHNDVLTVFHEFGHLIHHLFGDVEIKSMNGVNVAWDFVELPSQILENWCWDRKGLDLFAQHYETGEKIPDDLYDKMIAAKNFNAASFAMRQLSFGKMDLEMHINYADLEGDALEAKLESILEPYLAERKRKAPIFLYNFGHLFSGPTGYAAGYYSYKWAEVLDADAFTRFESEGLLNEATGKDFKDKVLSKGNSEDPLKLFIDFMGREPDPDALLRRDGLLPVG encoded by the coding sequence ATGCAACACCCTTTTTTGGAAGAAAATTTTCGCGTTAACTGGAGTCGATTAACACCCGAGCACATTGAAGCTGATATCCAACTGGCATTGGACGAAGCCCAGACCAATATTGATGCACTGGCTGATGGCCCTTTAGAAGCGTTAACCTTTGAGAATACCTTGTTGGCCCTTGAGGAGGCAGATGAGAAGATGGGTGTAGCCTGGGGGAAAGTGGGTCATCTGAATAGTGTAAGAGATTCAAAAGAGCTGAGAGATGCTTACAATGCCATGTTGCCGAAAGTGTCTGAGTTCGGTGCTAAGATTCCTTTGAATGAAAAGCTTTGGAAACGCATCAAAGCTTATTCCGAGACCGAGGAAGCGAAAGCTCTGAAGGGAACTCAAAAGCGCTATCTGGAAGAGACCCTAGCCTCCTTCAAGAGTAGTGGGGCTGACTTGCCAATTGAGAAAAAGAAGCGGATGGAGGAGATTCAGGCGGAGCTGGCTAAGTTGACTCAGAAATACTCTGAAAACTGCCTCGACGCAACCAACGCTTGGGAAAAGGTCATTGAGGATGAGGCAGATCTATCGGGCTTGCCCGAACTCGCCCGCGAGCAGGCCTTGCAATCAGCCAAGTCGAAAGACCTGGGTTCCGAAGAGGAGCCAAAGTGGAGGTTTACCTTGCAGGCGCCTTCGTTGATACCGGTTCTTCGATTTGCCGACAGCGAGGAGCTTCGACAGGAATTTTGGACGGCCTTCAATCAGGTCGGCACGCAAGAGCCGCATGATAATCATGCATTGGTGGGGCAGGTCTTGAAGCTTAGACAGGAAAAGGCTGAACTACTCGGATTTAAGCATTTTGCTGATTTGGTATTGGAGCGACGTATGGCTAAAACGGGAGATCGCGCATTGGCATTCGAAGATGATCTGCATGGGAAAATTAAGCAGGCATTCGACCAGGAGAATGAAGACTTGGACACCTTTCGCGCCAAGCAGCTCGGCATCCAAGTGGAGCCCATGGAACCCTGGGACGTTGCCTATTGGGCTGAGAAGTATCGAAAAGCTAAATACGACTTTGATTCGGAAGCTTTGAGGCCGTACTTTCCTGTAGACCGAGTTCTGGACGGAATGTTTGAGATCACGCAAAAACTATTTGGAGTTACAATACGGGAGGCGAAGGCCATTTATTCGGACACACCGACTTCATCGAATACAGAATCTGGATACGAAGTATGGAATGATGATGTAAAGGTCTTTGAACTGTTCGACGAAGCCGACGATCACATCGGCACCTTCTATACCGATTGGTTTCCTCGAGAGTCGAAGCGAAGTGGAGCCTGGATGAACTATACCCTCACGGGCGATCGATCAGGCGGAAAGAATGAACCTCACTTGGGGCAAATCCACGGAAACATGAGTCCTCCGACCGACGACAAGCCGGCTCTCCTGTCACACAACGATGTGCTTACGGTCTTCCACGAGTTTGGTCACTTGATTCACCATTTGTTCGGGGACGTTGAGATCAAATCCATGAATGGAGTGAATGTCGCATGGGACTTTGTAGAGCTTCCTTCCCAGATTCTGGAGAACTGGTGTTGGGATCGAAAAGGACTGGATCTGTTTGCCCAGCATTACGAAACCGGCGAAAAAATTCCGGACGATCTGTATGACAAGATGATTGCGGCGAAGAATTTCAACGCAGCTTCTTTTGCCATGCGTCAGCTCTCGTTCGGGAAAATGGATCTCGAAATGCACATCAACTATGCAGATTTGGAGGGAGACGCGTTGGAGGCAAAATTGGAATCCATTCTGGAGCCTTATCTGGCTGAACGGAAACGAAAGGCCCCCATCTTTCTCTATAACTTTGGACACCTCTTTTCCGGTCCAACGGGTTATGCCGCTGGCTATTACTCTTATAAGTGGGCGGAAGTGCTGGATGCAGATGCCTTTACGCGCTTTGAAAGTGAAGGATTGCTTAACGAAGCCACGGGCAAAGATTTTAAAGACAAGGTGCTCTCCAAAGGAAACTCGGAAGATCCGTTAAAGCTCTTTATCGATTTTATGGGACGCGAGCCGGATCCCGATGCGTTGCTCCGACGGGATGGACTGTTGCCTGTAGGGTAG
- a CDS encoding DUF1080 domain-containing protein, producing the protein MKSLLFALTLFSLSLMAEEGFVSIFNGKDLTGWSSKPGAWEVRNGEIWCTGASVERNWLIWEGGEPADFVLRLEFRWDKGNSGVNVRSVDRGEWQAYGYQVEIARQNVMGLWHHSLLDREHPKREERHLMALAGQTVRLSKEGKKTFVQEGDGEVIKALYKDHEWNTMEIIAKGDTLVQKINGVVFSMVTDLDKEMSNKAGVLALQDHGKGCIVAFRNLQLQQL; encoded by the coding sequence ATGAAATCATTATTATTCGCTCTCACTCTATTTTCTCTTAGCCTTATGGCAGAAGAAGGATTCGTCTCCATTTTTAACGGCAAAGACCTGACTGGCTGGAGCAGCAAACCCGGTGCTTGGGAAGTCCGCAACGGCGAGATCTGGTGCACGGGCGCTTCCGTTGAACGCAACTGGCTCATCTGGGAAGGAGGCGAGCCGGCTGACTTCGTCCTTCGCCTGGAATTTCGGTGGGACAAAGGTAACTCAGGAGTTAATGTACGCAGTGTCGACCGAGGCGAGTGGCAGGCCTACGGTTACCAAGTTGAAATTGCACGGCAGAATGTCATGGGTCTCTGGCACCATTCGCTGCTCGACCGGGAACACCCCAAACGTGAAGAACGCCACTTGATGGCTCTGGCTGGGCAAACCGTTCGGCTTTCAAAAGAGGGGAAAAAGACTTTCGTTCAAGAGGGAGATGGTGAGGTCATCAAAGCGCTCTACAAGGATCACGAATGGAACACCATGGAGATCATAGCCAAAGGCGATACACTCGTGCAGAAAATCAACGGCGTTGTATTTTCCATGGTGACGGACCTGGACAAAGAGATGTCTAACAAAGCGGGAGTTCTGGCACTTCAGGATCACGGGAAAGGCTGCATAGTCGCATTCAGAAATCTCCAGCTCCAACAACTCTGA
- a CDS encoding DEAD/DEAH box helicase gives MNDFKSLGISNDLIKGLDELGIRKPTEVQEKAIPFLMKEGTDFVCRAQTGTGKTAAFGLPLLKRIRPDSDKVQGLILTPTRELAKQVAKHLFKYTKFTNKIFTEAVYGGDKIEIQVKALSRPTQIIVATPGRLIDLLQMRAVDLSHVKRVILDEADEMLSMGFREHLTKIINETPNRESMWLFSATIPEGIQKLVKNYMSHDAKHLLLESKDILQDAITHQYIRCPIEEKVERIVQFLERRGSERGLIFCRSKAGAIKLGEALNGEGYSNAVLQGNLSQKDREKIMRAFRKERIQFLVATDVAGRGIDIEGLSFVIHHQLPENAETYIHRSGRTARAGRTGLSFCLIAGRDGQRLKKLEHELKIRFQQIA, from the coding sequence ATGAACGACTTTAAATCACTCGGCATTTCCAACGACCTCATCAAAGGGCTAGACGAACTGGGAATTCGAAAGCCTACCGAAGTCCAAGAGAAGGCGATTCCATTTTTAATGAAGGAAGGTACGGATTTCGTATGTCGTGCTCAGACGGGTACAGGAAAAACGGCGGCTTTTGGATTACCCCTGTTGAAACGTATTCGGCCGGATTCGGATAAGGTTCAGGGATTGATCCTCACACCCACTCGGGAACTTGCCAAACAAGTCGCCAAGCACCTGTTTAAATACACCAAGTTTACCAACAAGATTTTTACCGAAGCTGTTTACGGAGGTGATAAGATCGAAATCCAGGTCAAGGCGCTTAGTCGTCCCACGCAAATCATCGTGGCTACACCAGGCCGGTTGATCGATCTCCTCCAAATGAGGGCAGTTGACCTTTCCCATGTGAAACGAGTCATCCTGGATGAGGCGGACGAAATGTTGAGTATGGGCTTTCGTGAACACCTCACCAAGATAATCAACGAGACACCCAACCGGGAAAGTATGTGGCTGTTCTCAGCAACGATTCCCGAAGGCATTCAGAAGCTGGTAAAAAACTATATGTCGCATGATGCCAAGCACCTGCTCCTTGAAAGCAAAGACATTTTGCAGGACGCTATCACCCATCAGTATATCCGTTGCCCCATCGAAGAGAAAGTAGAGCGTATCGTGCAATTTCTTGAGCGTCGAGGAAGCGAACGCGGACTCATCTTCTGCCGCTCCAAAGCCGGAGCTATCAAACTCGGAGAGGCCCTCAACGGCGAAGGCTATTCGAATGCTGTCCTCCAAGGTAACCTTTCACAAAAAGACCGTGAAAAAATTATGCGCGCCTTCCGGAAAGAGCGTATTCAATTCCTGGTTGCTACGGATGTAGCGGGACGGGGCATCGACATCGAAGGGCTCTCATTTGTCATCCATCACCAACTGCCAGAGAATGCGGAGACCTACATTCACCGAAGTGGTCGTACGGCACGGGCAGGCCGAACCGGCTTATCTTTTTGTTTGATTGCAGGGCGCGACGGTCAACGCCTGAAGAAGCTGGAGCATGAGTTGAAGATTCGTTTTCAACAAATCGCTTAG
- a CDS encoding gamma-glutamyltransferase family protein: MPFNHLITGILILAPHIIFSANAPTMARKAMVVSANEISSEIGVEIIKEGGNAQAAVDAGRIHHQWLPDQLNYETQGFSPDTLRELEKRGHTLNERTNQGSAEVIIYNREADLLEGGVDRRVPDGGAIGW, from the coding sequence ATGCCATTCAATCACCTCATCACTGGAATTTTAATCTTAGCCCCTCACATTATATTTTCGGCCAATGCTCCTACCATGGCACGGAAAGCAATGGTAGTATCAGCCAACGAGATCTCTTCAGAAATTGGGGTGGAGATTATCAAAGAAGGCGGAAACGCCCAGGCGGCGGTTGACGCAGGACGAATTCACCACCAATGGCTTCCGGACCAACTCAACTACGAAACACAGGGCTTTTCTCCAGATACCCTTAGAGAACTTGAAAAGCGCGGCCACACCCTCAACGAGCGCACCAATCAAGGATCCGCAGAAGTGATTATCTACAATCGTGAAGCCGATCTTCTCGAAGGTGGAGTCGATCGCCGTGTTCCTGATGGCGGTGCCATTGGTTGGTGA
- a CDS encoding DUF362 domain-containing protein, translating into MSCKYSRRKFLGLGAGAMALTPCMMNKAYGQLSRPLQNIITGQSNAGHLKNANVGIVQCLNYGPEVHPAMKKMFDLIGGITQLVKNKTVTVKINMTTADWTNKFGGRHPGETFMTHADTALALAHLLTDAGATRVRFTESSPLREDLDSILSRGGWDIRAFKAAGKKIGFENTRNLGEYKSYSQFKVAGDGYMFNSFELNKAYDETDVVISLCKLKDHITAGVTLSMKNMFGITPNTLYGREAGSERAIGHREPLHRLTNYDHLELPGIKPEQRKYGDPGYSVPHIITDICAARPIHLSIIDGITSVSGGEIPDTEKNGRPAVSFTAPAVMIAGFNPVSVDAVGMAVMGYDDPHAKRGEWPFKKCDNHIHLAEQAGLGIADLNQIDVRGMTIDEAFFPY; encoded by the coding sequence ATGAGTTGCAAATACAGTCGTCGTAAGTTTTTAGGATTAGGTGCAGGAGCCATGGCTCTGACGCCCTGCATGATGAATAAGGCATACGGTCAGCTGAGCCGCCCATTGCAGAACATCATCACCGGCCAGTCCAACGCAGGTCACTTAAAGAATGCGAATGTAGGTATTGTCCAATGCCTCAACTATGGCCCGGAAGTGCATCCGGCCATGAAGAAGATGTTCGATCTCATCGGCGGCATCACTCAGCTGGTAAAAAACAAGACGGTCACTGTGAAGATCAACATGACCACCGCAGATTGGACGAACAAGTTTGGTGGACGTCATCCTGGCGAGACATTCATGACTCATGCAGACACAGCATTGGCGCTCGCCCATCTATTGACAGACGCCGGAGCCACACGTGTGCGCTTCACAGAATCATCCCCATTGCGCGAAGATCTCGACTCGATCCTCAGTCGCGGCGGCTGGGATATACGCGCCTTCAAAGCTGCTGGTAAAAAAATCGGTTTCGAAAATACCCGCAATCTAGGTGAATACAAAAGCTACTCCCAATTCAAAGTCGCTGGGGACGGTTATATGTTCAATTCCTTTGAGCTGAACAAGGCTTACGACGAAACGGACGTCGTCATTTCCCTGTGCAAATTAAAGGACCACATCACCGCAGGTGTCACTCTCAGCATGAAAAACATGTTTGGGATAACACCGAACACACTTTATGGTCGCGAAGCGGGTAGTGAACGGGCAATCGGACACCGGGAGCCACTTCACAGGTTAACCAATTACGATCACTTGGAGCTTCCTGGAATTAAGCCAGAGCAAAGAAAGTATGGAGATCCTGGATACAGTGTCCCGCATATCATCACTGACATTTGCGCGGCCCGCCCCATCCACCTTTCAATCATCGATGGCATCACTTCTGTAAGTGGTGGTGAAATTCCGGACACAGAAAAGAATGGTCGACCTGCAGTTTCCTTCACCGCACCAGCCGTCATGATCGCAGGTTTTAATCCTGTCTCCGTAGATGCGGTAGGAATGGCCGTCATGGGTTATGACGATCCGCATGCCAAGCGCGGGGAATGGCCATTTAAAAAGTGCGACAACCACATCCATCTCGCAGAGCAAGCGGGTCTCGGTATCGCCGATCTCAATCAGATCGACGTGCGCGGTATGACCATTGATGAGGCTTTCTTCCCCTACTAA
- a CDS encoding dimethylmenaquinone methyltransferase gives MKRTTPTLLLAVFALILTSVHSNAQLTGFSKKDLIKYTKASPWERFEDGRPKVPDQYIEALKNSSSEMVYGPLRRAGFMHQWVDGWQLLQPDKKLVGRVFTAQFMPVRPDVDDIIEAEAIGDGKKVRNNQRVINRLQPGDVLVVDLFGKVEEGTFVGDNLASAVFAASGNGFVIDGGARDLDGIVPQGMPGYVRGFHVSALTDVMLTGVNIPIRIGNTTVMPGDIVLGDREGLTFIPASVVADVARASKLTELHDVWTKGKFATGKYKASDLYPRPSDPKLVKEYEEWRDAELKKLGLELPSEEEK, from the coding sequence ATGAAACGTACTACCCCTACTCTATTGTTGGCAGTTTTTGCCCTGATACTCACTTCAGTCCATTCAAATGCCCAACTCACCGGCTTTTCCAAAAAAGACCTGATCAAATACACCAAAGCTTCGCCTTGGGAGCGCTTTGAAGACGGACGACCCAAAGTGCCGGATCAATACATCGAAGCGCTGAAGAACTCTTCTTCCGAAATGGTTTATGGGCCGCTACGCAGAGCAGGATTCATGCACCAGTGGGTAGATGGCTGGCAACTGCTTCAACCTGACAAGAAATTAGTGGGGCGTGTATTCACGGCACAGTTCATGCCTGTGCGACCGGATGTGGACGATATCATTGAAGCAGAAGCCATAGGCGACGGCAAAAAAGTTCGAAACAACCAACGGGTAATTAATAGGCTCCAACCGGGGGATGTGCTGGTGGTCGATCTATTTGGCAAAGTGGAAGAAGGTACCTTTGTAGGGGATAATCTGGCCTCAGCAGTATTTGCCGCATCAGGAAACGGATTTGTAATCGATGGCGGCGCGCGTGATCTGGATGGCATAGTGCCACAAGGCATGCCGGGATACGTCCGCGGTTTTCACGTCAGCGCGCTAACCGATGTCATGCTGACCGGCGTGAATATTCCAATCCGTATCGGGAACACTACCGTAATGCCGGGAGATATCGTTCTGGGTGATAGGGAAGGCCTCACATTTATTCCTGCCAGTGTGGTGGCTGACGTTGCAAGAGCCTCAAAACTAACCGAGTTACATGACGTGTGGACCAAAGGCAAATTCGCGACCGGGAAATACAAGGCCAGTGATCTTTATCCACGCCCCAGTGATCCAAAACTGGTTAAGGAGTACGAAGAGTGGAGAGATGCGGAGTTAAAGAAACTGGGATTGGAACTTCCTTCAGAGGAGGAGAAGTAA